TTGCGCATCACGACGAGCTGCGCCCCGCCCAGCGGGACGCGCCCCCCGTCGGCCATCGGGACGGGCACCGCGGTCAGATCGAAGGCGACGGAGAAGCGGCGCACGTCGGGCCAATTGGCGATGCTCGCGAACGCCATCAACGAGCGCGTCCGCACGAACCCGAGGATCGCCGGCGTCGTTTCGTCCGCCCCGTAGAACGCCAACGACCCGCGCGCCTCCAGGTCGGCGAGCAACGTCAGCGCCTCGCGCGCCTCGGGCGTGTCCAGGGTCGGGCGGCCGGCGTCGTCGACCAGCGCCCCCCCGAGGCTCCGCACCATCATCTCGAACAACCAACTGTCGCCGACGAACACCACCCCCCGCGCGCGGCGGGTGGTGAGGGCGTCGGCGGCGTCGGCGAACGCCGGCCAGGTCGTCGGCGGCTCGACGCCGGCCCGCTCCAACGCCGACGCGTTCAGGTACAGCGCCGGCGTCGACGCGTTCCACGGCAGGCCGTAGCGGCGGCCGTCCAGCACCCCGTAGGCCCACAGGCCCGGCACGAAATCGTCGGTGAACGCCGCCGGCAACGACGCCGCCTCCGCCGTGAGGTCCTGCACCGCGCCCTCCGCGACGAGGCGGGGGAAGAAGGCGATCTCCGCCTGGAACAGGTCCGGTTCGTCCGGCCCGCCGAACGCCGCGAGCAGCTTCGTTTGCGCTTCGCGGTAGCTGCCGACGTACCGCGCGTCGACGCGGACGTCGTCCTGCGTTTCGTGGAACCGCTCGACGAGCGCGTCGACCGTCTCCTGGGCGGAGTCCATCGAGTGCCAGAAGGTGATCTCGGTCTGCGCACTCGCCGCGCCGGCCAGCGTCAGGGCGAGCGCGAGGGCGGCGGCACGGACCCGCCGGAGCGGAGGGGTGGGGGGACGGGGGAACGGCGTCGGCATGCGGACCTCCTCGAATCAGGAACGGAACCCGGCCTCGAACGTCGCCAGGATGCGCTTCTCGAACACGGCGTACACGATCACGATCGGGAGGCTCGCGACCAACGCCGCGGCCCCCAACACCCCCCAGTCGAACGGGCGGGTGCGCAGGAGGTCGGCGAGCACGACCTGCACCGTCCAGAGCGACTCCGGGGTCGTGACGCGAGGGTAGAGCACCAGGTTCCAGTGCGCCGCGAACGCCAGCACCCCCGCCGCCAGCAACTCCGGACGCAGGGTCGGCGCCACGATCCGCAGCAGGATGGTGCGCTCCCGCGCCCCGTCGAGGCGGGCCGCCTCGATCATCTCCCACGGCACCCGCCGCACCGCCTGCAGCAGCAGGAACGTCACGAGCGGGCTCGCCAGGAACGGCGCGATCAACGCCGCGAAGGTGTCCAGCAGCGACAACACCTGCAACAGCCGGTAGAGCGGCACCAGCAGCAACTCCGTCGGCAGCGCCAACAACAGCAGCACGACCGCCCGCAACGGCGCGCCGTTGCGCATCGCGTACGCCGCCGCCAGCCCGAACGCCAGCTGCACCGCGACCGTCAGGCCCGACGCGGCGAGGGAGATCCCGAGCGCCCGGAACAGGCCCGTCCCCGGCAACGCCGCGAGGTTCTCCAGGGTGAAGCCGAACGTCAGCAGGTCGGCCTGCAGCAGCGCGTCGGCGGGCAGGAACGCCGCGTACGCCAACCACGCCAGCGGCGCGGCGACGAACGCCGCGAACGCCGCGGTCGCGATCCGCAGCGCGGTCACGCCGCCCCCCGCCCGGCGGCGGGACGGCCACCGGTCCGCGCCGCCAACGCCCGCGCCTGCAGCGCCGCGACCAGCAACGTCACCGCCAGCACGAACAACGTCACCGCCGCGCCGTACCCCAGTTCGAAGCGTTCGAAGGCGACCTCGTACAGGTAGTACCCCAGGACCCGCGTCGTGCCGTACGGCCCCCCACCGGTCAGCAGGTACACCGCGGTGTACGCCTGCAGCGACAACACCGTCGCGACGACCGTCAGGAACGTCAGGGTCGGGCGCAACAGCGGGAGGGTGACGAAGCGGAACACCGCCCGCTCGCCCGCCCCGTCGAGGCGAGCCGCCTCCTGCACGTCGGCGGGAATGCCGCGCAGGGCGGCGGAGACGACCAGCACCCCGTACCCGGTCTGTTGCCACAGCGTGAAGGCGACGACGTACGCGAGCGCCGCCCACGGCTCCGTCGTCCACGGCAGCCGCAGCCCCGTGAGCTCCGCCACGACCCCGAAGTCGGGGGCGTACAGCAGGTACCAGGCGATCGCCGACCCCCCCACCGTCACGAGGCCCGGGGCGAACAACAGCGCCTTGACGAACCGCTCGGCGCGCGTCCCGCGGA
This sequence is a window from Trueperaceae bacterium. Protein-coding genes within it:
- a CDS encoding ABC transporter substrate-binding protein translates to MPTPFPRPPTPPLRRVRAAALALALTLAGAASAQTEITFWHSMDSAQETVDALVERFHETQDDVRVDARYVGSYREAQTKLLAAFGGPDEPDLFQAEIAFFPRLVAEGAVQDLTAEAASLPAAFTDDFVPGLWAYGVLDGRRYGLPWNASTPALYLNASALERAGVEPPTTWPAFADAADALTTRRARGVVFVGDSWLFEMMVRSLGGALVDDAGRPTLDTPEAREALTLLADLEARGSLAFYGADETTPAILGFVRTRSLMAFASIANWPDVRRFSVAFDLTAVPVPMADGGRVPLGGAQLVVMRNAAPEARAAAWRFWRWLMEPEQVATWVEGSYYLPVRGAARPLLEAFYAEEPGRGAALAQLDRAVPRPRIAAFDAMRGIVDEMLERVLRGGRDPGEALMEAQARAEALVE
- a CDS encoding sugar ABC transporter permease encodes the protein MSTRLRARLWALPAALAFALFGAVPLLAVLRYATWSWSGIGDPEPVGAQNLLRLASDADLWRSLGTTAAFAGITIPTFLALSLGIAVAIRGTRAERFVKALLFAPGLVTVGGSAIAWYLLYAPDFGVVAELTGLRLPWTTEPWAALAYVVAFTLWQQTGYGVLVVSAALRGIPADVQEAARLDGAGERAVFRFVTLPLLRPTLTFLTVVATVLSLQAYTAVYLLTGGGPYGTTRVLGYYLYEVAFERFELGYGAAVTLFVLAVTLLVAALQARALAARTGGRPAAGRGAA
- a CDS encoding ABC transporter permease subunit; amino-acid sequence: MTALRIATAAFAAFVAAPLAWLAYAAFLPADALLQADLLTFGFTLENLAALPGTGLFRALGISLAASGLTVAVQLAFGLAAAYAMRNGAPLRAVVLLLLALPTELLLVPLYRLLQVLSLLDTFAALIAPFLASPLVTFLLLQAVRRVPWEMIEAARLDGARERTILLRIVAPTLRPELLAAGVLAFAAHWNLVLYPRVTTPESLWTVQVVLADLLRTRPFDWGVLGAAALVASLPIVIVYAVFEKRILATFEAGFRS